A stretch of Hevea brasiliensis isolate MT/VB/25A 57/8 unplaced genomic scaffold, ASM3005281v1 Scaf206, whole genome shotgun sequence DNA encodes these proteins:
- the LOC110639361 gene encoding triacylglycerol lipase SDP1 isoform X2: MDISNEAYVDPFSIGPSTIIGRTIAFRVLFCKSMSHLRRKIYHVLWNYFHRFRDASASIFSWLHPRNPQGILAMVTLIAFLLKRYTIVKLRAEMAYRRKFWRNMMRTALTYEEWAHAAKMLDKETPKMHESDLYDEELVRNKLQELRHRRQEGSLRDIIFCMRADLIRNLGNMCNPELHKGRLQVPMLIKEYIDEVSTQLRMVCDSDSEELKLEEKLSFMHETRHAFGRTALLLSGGASLGAFHVGVVKALVEHKLLPRIIAGSSVGSIVCSVVATKSWPELQSFYENSLQSLQFFDRMGGLLNVVKRVRTQGAIHEIQQLQWMLRHLTSNLTFQEAYDMTGRILGITVCSPRKHEPPRCLNYLTSPHVVIWSAVTASCAFPGLFEAQELMAKDRSGEIVPYHPPFNLDPVEGSSASARRWRDGTLESDLPMMQLKELFNVNHFIVSQANPHIAPLLRMKEFVRAYGGNFAAKLAHLTEMEVKHRFNQVLELGFPLRGVAKLFAQDWEGDVTVVMPATVAQISKIIQNPTDEELHKAINQGSRCTWEKLSAIKANCGIEICLDECVAILNHMRRLKRSAERAAAASHGLATTAASTVKFSASKRIPSWNCIARENSTGSLEEDLTDFASTFHQGVGASGWEAPSGGNVQMHRNIHDGSDSESESVDVNSWTRSGGPLMRTTSANQFIDFVQNLDVDTELTEGFMTHPNSPGAQMGIRDPYNKMSRVTTPERNLPERIHNGFVLNVVKKENLAFSNRTRDSENYNYEVPECVQFDCPERDMDANSAFEYAGDDDHDNHATATNISNETVSDPSS, from the exons ATGGATATAAGTAATGAGGCCTATGTTGATCCCTTTTCAATTGGACCCTCAACGATCATTGGTAGGACGATTGCTTTCAGAGTGTTATTCTGCAAGTCAATGTCACATTTGAGGCGTAAAATCTATCATGTGTTATGGAATTACTTTCATAGATTTAGAGATGCTTCTGCATCCATATTTTCGTGGTTGCATCCACGGAATCCTCAAGGGATATTGGCCATGGTGACTTTAATTGCTTTTCTTTTGAAACGATACACCATTGTGAAATTGAGGGCTGAAATGGCTTACCGGAGGAAATTTTGGAGGAATATGATGAGAACTGCATTGACATATGAAGAGTGGGCACATGCTGCAAAGATGCTTGACAAAGAGACACCAAAGATGCATGAATCAGACCTTTATGATGAAGAACTAGTGAGAAATAAACTTCAGGAGCTCCGACACCGTCGACAAGAGGGATCTCTTAGAGACATCATCTTTTGCATGAGAGCAGATCTGATAAGAAATCTTGGTAATATGTGTAACCCAGAGCTTCATAAGGGTAGGCTTCAAGTGCCCATGCTCATAAAGGAATACATCGATGAGGTCTCAACTCAGCTGAGAATGGTTTGTGATTCAGATTCGGAGGAGCTTAAACTGGAAGAGAAGCTTTCTTTCATGCACGAGACAAGACATGCATTTGGGAGAACAGCTTTGCTTTTGAGTGGTGGTGCTTCCCTTGGAGCATTTCATGTGGGTGTGGTTAAAGCACTGGTTGAGCATAAGCTTTTGCCAAGAATAATTGCTGGTTCTAGTGTGGGATCCATTGTGTGTTCTGTTGTTGCCACTAAATCATGGCCAGAGTTACAAAGCTTTTATGAGAATTCTTTGCAATCATTGCAGTTTTTTGATCGGATGGGTGGGCTTCTTAATGTTGTGAAGAGGGTCAGGACACAAGGAGCTATCCATGAAATCCAGCAGTTGCAATGGATGTTAAGGCATCTCACTAGTAATCTTACATTTCAAGAAGCTTATGACATGACAGGTCGAATTCTTGGGATCACAGTTTGCTCCCCTAGAAAGCATGAGCCTCCTAGGtgccttaactaccttacttcaCCTCATGTTGTTATATGGAGTGCAGTCACTGCTTCTTGTGCCTTTCCTGGCCTTTTTGAAGCCCAGGAACTAATGGCGAAGGACAGGAGTGGGGAAATTGTTCCATATCATCCACCTTTTAATCTGGATCCAGTGGAAGGATCAAGCGCATCTGCACGCCGGTGGAGAGATGGTACCTTGGAAAGTGATTTACCAATGATGCAATTGAAGGAACTGTTCAATGTCAATCATTTTATTGTGAGTCAGGCAAATCCTCACATTGCTCCACTATTGAGAATGAAGGAATTTGTGAGAGCATATGGTGGTAATTTCGCTGCAAAG CTTGCTCATCTTACCGAGATGGAGGTAAAACATAGATTCAATCAGGTACTGGAACTTGGTTTTCCATTGAGGGGAGTTGCCAAGCTTTTTGCTCAAGATTGGGAGGGTGATGTCACTGTTGTTATGCCTGCCACTGTCGCTCAG ATATCAAAAATTATACAAAATCCAACTGATGAGGAGCTTCATAAGGCAATCAACCAAGGGAGCAGGTGTACATGGGAGAAACTTTCAGCCATAAAAGCTAACTGTGGCATTGAGATCTGTCTTGATGAGTGTGTCGCAATTCTCAACCACATGCGTAGACTCAAAAGGAGTGCTGAGAGGGCTGCTGCTGCTTCTCATGGTCTAGCCACCACAGCTGCCAGCACTGTCAAATTCAGTGCTTCTAAAAGAATTCCATCTTGGAACTGCATTGCTCGAGAGAACTCAACAGGCTCACTGGAAGAAGACCTCACTGATTTTGCTTCAACATTTCATCAAGGTGTTGGTGCATCTGGATGGGAAGCGCCTTCTGGTGGAAATGTGCAGATGCACCGTAACATACATGATGGAAGCGATAGTGAATCTGAAAGTGTAGATGTAAATTCTTGGACGAGATCTGGTGGACCATTGATGAGAACTACTTCTGCAAATCAATTTATTGACTTCGTCCAAAATCTGGATGTTGATACTGAATTGACCGAAGGCTTCATGACTCATCCCAACTCTCCAGGGGCTCAGATGGGAATCCGGGATCCATATAATAAGATGTCCAGGGTGACAACACCAGAGAGAAATTTG CCTGAAAGGATCCACAATGGGTTTGTGTTGAATGTTGTAAAGAAAGAAAATCTGGCATTCTCTAATAGGACTCGGGACTCGGAGAACTACAATTATGAAGTTCCTGAATGTGTTCAGTTCGACTGTCCAGAAAGGGATATGGATGCTAACTCAGCATTTGAATATGCTGGTGATGATGACCACGACAACCATGCCACTGCAACGAACATATCTAACGAAACAGTTTCTGATCCTAGTTCCTAG
- the LOC110639361 gene encoding triacylglycerol lipase SDP1 isoform X1: MDISNEAYVDPFSIGPSTIIGRTIAFRVLFCKSMSHLRRKIYHVLWNYFHRFRDASASIFSWLHPRNPQGILAMVTLIAFLLKRYTIVKLRAEMAYRRKFWRNMMRTALTYEEWAHAAKMLDKETPKMHESDLYDEELVRNKLQELRHRRQEGSLRDIIFCMRADLIRNLGNMCNPELHKGRLQVPMLIKEYIDEVSTQLRMVCDSDSEELKLEEKLSFMHETRHAFGRTALLLSGGASLGAFHVGVVKALVEHKLLPRIIAGSSVGSIVCSVVATKSWPELQSFYENSLQSLQFFDRMGGLLNVVKRVRTQGAIHEIQQLQWMLRHLTSNLTFQEAYDMTGRILGITVCSPRKHEPPRCLNYLTSPHVVIWSAVTASCAFPGLFEAQELMAKDRSGEIVPYHPPFNLDPVEGSSASARRWRDGTLESDLPMMQLKELFNVNHFIVSQANPHIAPLLRMKEFVRAYGGNFAAKLAHLTEMEVKHRFNQVLELGFPLRGVAKLFAQDWEGDVTVVMPATVAQISKIIQNPTDEELHKAINQGSRCTWEKLSAIKANCGIEICLDECVAILNHMRRLKRSAERAAAASHGLATTAASTVKFSASKRIPSWNCIARENSTGSLEEDLTDFASTFHQGVGASGWEAPSGGNVQMHRNIHDGSDSESESVDVNSWTRSGGPLMRTTSANQFIDFVQNLDVDTELTEGFMTHPNSPGAQMGIRDPYNKMSRVTTPERNLVSEFEQRDSSNRLSVNNSSITVTEDEVLQPERIHNGFVLNVVKKENLAFSNRTRDSENYNYEVPECVQFDCPERDMDANSAFEYAGDDDHDNHATATNISNETVSDPSS, from the exons ATGGATATAAGTAATGAGGCCTATGTTGATCCCTTTTCAATTGGACCCTCAACGATCATTGGTAGGACGATTGCTTTCAGAGTGTTATTCTGCAAGTCAATGTCACATTTGAGGCGTAAAATCTATCATGTGTTATGGAATTACTTTCATAGATTTAGAGATGCTTCTGCATCCATATTTTCGTGGTTGCATCCACGGAATCCTCAAGGGATATTGGCCATGGTGACTTTAATTGCTTTTCTTTTGAAACGATACACCATTGTGAAATTGAGGGCTGAAATGGCTTACCGGAGGAAATTTTGGAGGAATATGATGAGAACTGCATTGACATATGAAGAGTGGGCACATGCTGCAAAGATGCTTGACAAAGAGACACCAAAGATGCATGAATCAGACCTTTATGATGAAGAACTAGTGAGAAATAAACTTCAGGAGCTCCGACACCGTCGACAAGAGGGATCTCTTAGAGACATCATCTTTTGCATGAGAGCAGATCTGATAAGAAATCTTGGTAATATGTGTAACCCAGAGCTTCATAAGGGTAGGCTTCAAGTGCCCATGCTCATAAAGGAATACATCGATGAGGTCTCAACTCAGCTGAGAATGGTTTGTGATTCAGATTCGGAGGAGCTTAAACTGGAAGAGAAGCTTTCTTTCATGCACGAGACAAGACATGCATTTGGGAGAACAGCTTTGCTTTTGAGTGGTGGTGCTTCCCTTGGAGCATTTCATGTGGGTGTGGTTAAAGCACTGGTTGAGCATAAGCTTTTGCCAAGAATAATTGCTGGTTCTAGTGTGGGATCCATTGTGTGTTCTGTTGTTGCCACTAAATCATGGCCAGAGTTACAAAGCTTTTATGAGAATTCTTTGCAATCATTGCAGTTTTTTGATCGGATGGGTGGGCTTCTTAATGTTGTGAAGAGGGTCAGGACACAAGGAGCTATCCATGAAATCCAGCAGTTGCAATGGATGTTAAGGCATCTCACTAGTAATCTTACATTTCAAGAAGCTTATGACATGACAGGTCGAATTCTTGGGATCACAGTTTGCTCCCCTAGAAAGCATGAGCCTCCTAGGtgccttaactaccttacttcaCCTCATGTTGTTATATGGAGTGCAGTCACTGCTTCTTGTGCCTTTCCTGGCCTTTTTGAAGCCCAGGAACTAATGGCGAAGGACAGGAGTGGGGAAATTGTTCCATATCATCCACCTTTTAATCTGGATCCAGTGGAAGGATCAAGCGCATCTGCACGCCGGTGGAGAGATGGTACCTTGGAAAGTGATTTACCAATGATGCAATTGAAGGAACTGTTCAATGTCAATCATTTTATTGTGAGTCAGGCAAATCCTCACATTGCTCCACTATTGAGAATGAAGGAATTTGTGAGAGCATATGGTGGTAATTTCGCTGCAAAG CTTGCTCATCTTACCGAGATGGAGGTAAAACATAGATTCAATCAGGTACTGGAACTTGGTTTTCCATTGAGGGGAGTTGCCAAGCTTTTTGCTCAAGATTGGGAGGGTGATGTCACTGTTGTTATGCCTGCCACTGTCGCTCAG ATATCAAAAATTATACAAAATCCAACTGATGAGGAGCTTCATAAGGCAATCAACCAAGGGAGCAGGTGTACATGGGAGAAACTTTCAGCCATAAAAGCTAACTGTGGCATTGAGATCTGTCTTGATGAGTGTGTCGCAATTCTCAACCACATGCGTAGACTCAAAAGGAGTGCTGAGAGGGCTGCTGCTGCTTCTCATGGTCTAGCCACCACAGCTGCCAGCACTGTCAAATTCAGTGCTTCTAAAAGAATTCCATCTTGGAACTGCATTGCTCGAGAGAACTCAACAGGCTCACTGGAAGAAGACCTCACTGATTTTGCTTCAACATTTCATCAAGGTGTTGGTGCATCTGGATGGGAAGCGCCTTCTGGTGGAAATGTGCAGATGCACCGTAACATACATGATGGAAGCGATAGTGAATCTGAAAGTGTAGATGTAAATTCTTGGACGAGATCTGGTGGACCATTGATGAGAACTACTTCTGCAAATCAATTTATTGACTTCGTCCAAAATCTGGATGTTGATACTGAATTGACCGAAGGCTTCATGACTCATCCCAACTCTCCAGGGGCTCAGATGGGAATCCGGGATCCATATAATAAGATGTCCAGGGTGACAACACCAGAGAGAAATTTGGTAAGCGAATTTGAACAGAGGGATTCTAGCAATAGATTGTCTGTGAATAATTCTAGCATTACAGTCACTGAAGATGAAGTTTTGCAGCCTGAAAGGATCCACAATGGGTTTGTGTTGAATGTTGTAAAGAAAGAAAATCTGGCATTCTCTAATAGGACTCGGGACTCGGAGAACTACAATTATGAAGTTCCTGAATGTGTTCAGTTCGACTGTCCAGAAAGGGATATGGATGCTAACTCAGCATTTGAATATGCTGGTGATGATGACCACGACAACCATGCCACTGCAACGAACATATCTAACGAAACAGTTTCTGATCCTAGTTCCTAG